The following are encoded together in the Elusimicrobiota bacterium genome:
- a CDS encoding ABC transporter ATP-binding protein has protein sequence MLHRKIVASLLSFSLVFCSAQPGLAAPGVFKGAPNKGGARVSPIALSLAIPHPGLPEAGLADLMEGTAVTLGPGLPLSWHGTAGSARTLDAARNAGVKAAFSVSHAAALGSAAAYAVLSGIAWTIPSSKKMGASPVQDGALLSERYDAVARVRRASEAGDPPASASAPLNAAAPVRGPTLAKPHLQPSSRASQPRAVAAEPLLAGAGLETSALGQLGAGIVSAGLAAALYAAGVAVLPSYAILPAPSLADVFSYALLSTAAFGGAASLGFGVLGLRVALSTWREINGDAAASSRPLATRLWQALSAPVAWPEGPATEVYLNLSARTRDVINAHEEAHRQGHGELGAYFKQGLGHVEYLYGETRDAAIAAARGMWSILVGDPDVGHVVKHLRPAIYLYAFFFLLDSLLGIGISRLLKPILDMVSLGAAANTTLLAWHTGAIVFALLLSMVVQWLETYQGRLVGLRVTREYRVYLAKKLLDMELGFHRREENSPGSLNSRMVTDTNNLTNNIDKVPPAIVHYGAYLAIGIPLMWSVSPMLTFWAVPVLGTLGLINGIIGTVVQKLYYDKSTAIAKVRDSLLESFQNLRVVKASSAEGFEEKRLAQGANADLLSFNRQEAVVWANYQLLSGIGGFISGSFLIIVGGGMMGFSFGDTLTLSLIAGFVYAGFSGVARQIIEWVKNRAGTRTIRKMMLRRSEDRDDPDAEPLTQVRGHIRVRNLTFAYPKRQPGDPEVNVLDNLSFEVQPGQTAALAGDTGSGKSTIAAILMKLWPLNRGTPMGTVTVDGRDIRKITTESLKRNIAFVPQEPELFEGSLYDNLVYGSEGVSREKLEEVIDSVGARFIHEVGLDSEVKAGGKTFSGGQQALITIIRALLRDPRVLIIDEPTANLDTISENEVFRTIETLRQKRKDLAIIVIAHRLSTIRNADNIIVLGKGRVMESGTHDELLARGGEYSMLWEKGGYGKSSKESVQEEEKEAPLAAADSAPDEKKEEAQVEEHRPGFIERVRDGFHRLQSQWLEYKRGDPVLQPILAKHRREMRIASWAMAASGVLALVKTFLLRDFIDAALRSGGLTASPESLALGLLITALSVVNIILTRQTEILLGGVSWIRAGALRAAVYSEVVQKLQAVVLRNNMAFHMKHASGELVTQVAEASGSLVDKNLHMRVPLAQNVIVGAIGAAAMFWLYPLFSLVTFFGIVAIGVAEGSFEQKFEKIYAAFNKLRAGLGRFTTETFTNIQTIRIFGTEKAESRKFEARAIAVEEAAAKDASPMATTGVLEGAVTNLFVETFPYILGVWAMVWGLVHGVSAGSLYQMVLLAGATKAAVGWLSKTYQEFGSSKGETEDLVQWLGSASDAERQEGQEDLPPRLRGEIRFENVSFEYPPRKGEKAGGGVENISFGVPAGSKVAIVGRKGAGKSTIIDLLLGFHRPSGGTIRLDAHDIAKATPESLRRDIALIPQDAELFTLTIGENIAYPADGPIDQARLDFAVRAARVDEFVYDKTRFPSGLDTPVVAGGRTLSKGQRQRVFLARAIYSNARILLIDEATSGLDKKNEELVKAAIDGLRNLDGTQPTRIIVAHNLPTVEDAEKIVVIDYNKATGKGFVSNVGPHQDLMRRDALYRRLYSAF, from the coding sequence ATGCTCCACCGCAAAATCGTAGCTAGCCTTCTCTCATTCTCTTTGGTTTTTTGCTCGGCCCAGCCCGGTCTGGCGGCTCCCGGCGTTTTCAAGGGCGCTCCCAATAAAGGCGGCGCCAGGGTCTCCCCCATAGCGCTGTCCTTGGCCATTCCCCATCCCGGACTGCCGGAAGCAGGCCTCGCCGATCTCATGGAGGGTACGGCCGTAACCTTGGGACCTGGCCTGCCGCTTTCTTGGCACGGAACCGCGGGCTCCGCCCGGACTCTCGATGCCGCGCGCAATGCTGGGGTCAAGGCGGCGTTTTCCGTTTCTCACGCCGCGGCCCTGGGCTCGGCAGCCGCGTACGCGGTCCTGTCCGGAATCGCCTGGACCATTCCCTCCTCTAAAAAGATGGGGGCAAGTCCGGTCCAGGACGGAGCGCTCCTGTCCGAGCGCTATGATGCCGTCGCGCGGGTTCGGCGCGCGTCCGAGGCCGGAGATCCTCCGGCCTCGGCGTCCGCTCCTTTAAACGCCGCCGCTCCCGTTCGCGGCCCGACTCTAGCCAAGCCGCATCTGCAGCCATCTTCCCGCGCAAGCCAACCGCGAGCCGTCGCCGCCGAGCCTCTGTTGGCCGGGGCAGGGCTTGAGACCAGCGCCCTCGGCCAATTGGGCGCTGGAATAGTCAGCGCGGGCTTGGCCGCGGCCCTCTACGCGGCCGGGGTGGCGGTATTGCCCTCCTACGCGATCCTTCCGGCGCCTTCTCTTGCGGATGTTTTCTCCTATGCCTTACTCAGCACCGCCGCCTTCGGCGGGGCCGCCTCGCTCGGCTTCGGGGTCTTGGGCCTGCGCGTGGCCCTTTCCACTTGGAGAGAGATCAACGGCGACGCCGCCGCGAGCTCCCGCCCTCTTGCGACGCGGCTCTGGCAGGCCTTGAGCGCTCCCGTGGCCTGGCCCGAGGGCCCGGCCACCGAGGTTTACCTCAACCTGTCCGCCCGGACCCGGGACGTCATCAACGCCCACGAGGAAGCGCATCGCCAAGGACACGGCGAGCTCGGGGCTTATTTCAAGCAAGGCTTGGGGCATGTCGAGTATTTGTATGGGGAAACCCGGGATGCAGCCATCGCGGCCGCGCGCGGGATGTGGTCCATCCTTGTCGGCGACCCTGACGTCGGTCATGTGGTGAAGCATTTACGGCCGGCCATTTATCTCTACGCCTTCTTTTTCCTACTGGATTCGCTCTTGGGCATCGGGATTTCGCGCCTGCTCAAGCCCATCCTGGACATGGTCTCCTTGGGCGCGGCCGCCAACACGACCTTGCTGGCCTGGCACACCGGGGCGATCGTTTTCGCCTTGCTCCTGTCCATGGTGGTGCAATGGCTCGAAACCTACCAGGGCCGGCTCGTGGGCCTGCGCGTGACCCGGGAATACCGCGTGTACCTGGCCAAAAAACTCCTTGACATGGAGCTCGGCTTTCACCGCCGCGAGGAGAACAGCCCCGGGTCCTTGAACAGCCGCATGGTGACCGACACGAACAATCTCACCAACAATATAGACAAGGTGCCTCCGGCGATCGTCCATTACGGCGCTTATCTCGCCATCGGCATCCCCCTCATGTGGTCCGTCAGCCCCATGCTGACCTTCTGGGCCGTCCCGGTCCTGGGAACGCTGGGGTTGATCAACGGGATCATAGGGACCGTGGTCCAGAAGCTCTACTATGACAAGTCCACGGCCATCGCCAAGGTCCGCGACTCGCTCCTCGAATCATTTCAGAACCTGCGGGTGGTCAAAGCGAGCTCCGCAGAGGGCTTCGAGGAAAAGCGCTTGGCCCAAGGGGCCAACGCCGATTTGCTGTCTTTCAACCGCCAAGAGGCCGTGGTCTGGGCCAATTACCAGCTTTTAAGCGGGATCGGGGGCTTCATCTCCGGAAGCTTCCTCATCATAGTGGGCGGGGGCATGATGGGGTTCTCCTTCGGAGACACCCTCACTTTGAGCCTTATCGCGGGCTTTGTCTATGCGGGCTTCAGCGGCGTGGCAAGGCAAATCATCGAATGGGTCAAGAACCGAGCCGGCACCCGAACGATTCGGAAAATGATGCTGCGGCGGTCCGAGGACCGGGACGACCCCGACGCCGAGCCCTTGACCCAGGTCCGCGGCCACATCCGCGTCCGGAATTTGACCTTCGCCTATCCCAAGCGGCAGCCCGGAGACCCTGAGGTCAACGTCCTGGACAACCTTTCGTTCGAGGTCCAGCCGGGCCAGACCGCGGCCTTGGCCGGAGACACCGGCTCGGGCAAGAGCACGATCGCGGCAATCCTAATGAAGCTTTGGCCCCTCAATCGCGGCACGCCCATGGGAACCGTGACCGTGGACGGCCGGGACATTCGCAAGATTACCACGGAGAGCCTCAAGCGGAATATCGCCTTCGTTCCCCAGGAGCCCGAGCTTTTCGAGGGCAGCCTGTACGACAATCTCGTCTATGGAAGCGAGGGCGTTTCCCGTGAAAAGCTCGAGGAGGTGATTGACTCCGTGGGGGCGCGCTTCATCCATGAGGTCGGGCTCGACTCCGAGGTCAAGGCCGGCGGCAAGACCTTCTCCGGAGGCCAGCAGGCCCTCATCACCATCATCCGGGCCTTGCTGAGGGACCCCCGGGTCCTCATCATAGACGAGCCTACGGCGAACCTCGATACCATCTCTGAAAACGAGGTGTTCCGGACCATAGAGACGCTGCGCCAGAAGCGCAAGGATTTGGCCATCATCGTGATCGCGCATCGTCTCTCCACGATCCGCAACGCCGACAACATCATCGTGCTGGGAAAGGGCCGGGTCATGGAAAGCGGCACGCATGACGAGCTGTTGGCGCGAGGCGGCGAATACTCGATGCTCTGGGAGAAGGGCGGCTACGGAAAATCTTCCAAGGAATCCGTTCAGGAAGAAGAGAAGGAAGCCCCGCTCGCCGCGGCCGACTCTGCGCCCGATGAGAAGAAGGAAGAGGCGCAGGTCGAGGAACACCGGCCGGGATTCATCGAGCGCGTCCGGGATGGTTTTCACCGGCTTCAGAGCCAGTGGCTGGAATACAAGCGCGGCGACCCCGTCCTCCAGCCCATTCTCGCCAAGCACCGCCGCGAAATGAGGATCGCGAGCTGGGCCATGGCCGCGAGCGGCGTGTTGGCTCTGGTCAAAACTTTTCTCCTAAGGGACTTCATAGACGCCGCGCTGCGTTCGGGAGGCCTGACGGCTTCCCCCGAAAGCCTGGCGTTGGGTCTGTTGATAACGGCCCTTTCCGTCGTCAACATCATCCTGACTCGCCAGACCGAGATACTGTTGGGAGGGGTTTCCTGGATACGCGCCGGCGCTCTTCGGGCCGCCGTTTACTCCGAGGTGGTCCAGAAGCTCCAAGCCGTGGTGCTCCGCAACAATATGGCTTTTCACATGAAGCACGCTTCCGGCGAGCTCGTGACCCAGGTCGCCGAGGCCTCTGGAAGCCTGGTGGACAAGAATTTGCACATGAGGGTGCCTTTGGCGCAAAACGTCATCGTGGGCGCTATAGGCGCGGCGGCCATGTTCTGGCTTTATCCCCTGTTCAGCCTCGTGACCTTCTTTGGAATTGTGGCTATCGGCGTGGCCGAGGGAAGCTTTGAGCAGAAATTCGAGAAGATATACGCCGCTTTCAACAAATTGCGGGCGGGTTTGGGCCGTTTTACTACAGAGACTTTTACGAACATACAGACTATCAGGATTTTCGGCACGGAGAAAGCCGAGTCCCGGAAATTCGAGGCCCGGGCCATCGCTGTGGAGGAGGCGGCGGCCAAGGACGCAAGCCCCATGGCCACCACGGGCGTCCTGGAGGGCGCGGTCACCAATTTGTTCGTTGAGACCTTCCCTTATATCTTGGGGGTTTGGGCCATGGTCTGGGGACTGGTGCACGGGGTTTCCGCGGGCTCTCTTTATCAAATGGTGCTTTTAGCCGGGGCCACCAAGGCGGCCGTGGGTTGGCTTTCAAAGACCTACCAGGAATTCGGCAGCAGCAAGGGCGAGACGGAGGATCTCGTCCAGTGGCTAGGCTCCGCGTCGGACGCCGAGCGCCAGGAAGGCCAGGAGGATTTGCCCCCCCGGCTTCGGGGCGAGATTCGATTCGAGAACGTGAGCTTCGAGTATCCCCCCCGCAAAGGAGAGAAGGCCGGCGGCGGAGTCGAGAACATCTCCTTCGGGGTTCCCGCGGGCTCCAAGGTCGCTATCGTGGGGCGAAAGGGTGCCGGCAAGAGCACGATCATTGATCTCCTCTTGGGATTCCATAGGCCGAGCGGCGGGACGATCCGGCTAGATGCCCACGACATCGCGAAGGCCACTCCCGAGAGCTTGAGGCGGGACATCGCCCTTATACCTCAGGACGCGGAGCTCTTCACCCTGACCATCGGTGAGAACATCGCCTATCCCGCGGACGGGCCCATAGACCAGGCTCGTCTCGATTTCGCCGTGCGCGCCGCGCGCGTGGACGAGTTTGTTTACGACAAGACGCGCTTTCCGAGCGGCCTTGACACCCCCGTAGTGGCCGGAGGCCGGACCTTGTCCAAGGGGCAGAGGCAGAGGGTTTTCCTCGCGCGCGCCATTTACAGCAACGCCCGCATCCTCCTTATAGACGAGGCCACGTCGGGCTTGGACAAGAAGAACGAGGAATTGGTCAAGGCCGCCATTGACGGCTTGCGAAACCTCGACGGGACCCAGCCCACCCGCATTATCGTGGCCCACAACTTGCCCACCGTGGAGGACGCCGAAAAGATCGTGGTCATAGACTACAACAAGGCCACGGGGAAAGGCTTCGTGTCCAACGTGGGCCCCCACCAGGACTTGATGCGGAGAGACGCCCTCTACCGCAGGCTCTACAGCGCGTTCTAA